A region of Carassius auratus strain Wakin chromosome 23, ASM336829v1, whole genome shotgun sequence DNA encodes the following proteins:
- the LOC113040887 gene encoding LOW QUALITY PROTEIN: von Willebrand factor A domain-containing protein 5B1-like (The sequence of the model RefSeq protein was modified relative to this genomic sequence to represent the inferred CDS: inserted 2 bases in 1 codon; substituted 1 base at 1 genomic stop codon) — MPGLINKSKWSAVPLSVSDITSCVRGYTLAMTASLTYENIEDHPIEGIFIYPLDECSVVVGFEVMIGSQIITVQVKDKMKIDDCYLDFCNANGSPQNGGGHIVLDEDQERTVLVVSLGVIPPLETINILVSTSSELSTLPNGGIRVSSPPVCSPRVQRSVKEEQAFSPSTARRRDQHHCAVGNHEQTASGVCLAALLEEETINSIDYEFNFQLEIRGPYLLAGVESPSHAIRADADPSARSATSIVVTLADKYTYDCPVEILIYPSEPHLPHVLIEDGDMTPEEYDEHLKGRSDYIKATKKDCSNETTVDIIRKRLHKDILHNPVVMLNFCPDLRSTTSDLRSIQGEFIFLIDRSGSMSGVNIRRVKDAMVVILKSLFPACLFNIVGFGSKFKTLFSTSQSYDEESLALACEHVKKIRADMGGTNILAPLNWILRQPMQRGHPRLLFLLTDGAVSNTGKVIELLRSHARFTRCYTFGIGQGACRRLVLGLAAVSRGTAEFLAEGERLQPKMIKSLKKSMTSVLTDISIEWLYPETKEILLSPVGMTCLFPGDRLIGYSVVCDTSRYHSNPNQXDKRRRYSMMRSNESASSVFYHSQEEDAGKVSSDGQVGQVGSLFDSCQETMSESSPVVTEQDIMGTDIATSPRRRAYSTNQIVDYNPMKKAYTPVTPAQWWAKXPLRRAKVQELIGQTHPDHGNQWKMDYQLRSCRKQPPNLPRPTLARRQQLCYQYNGPFGIFGQDLLDAVKGLGFYGGYLHPLLPVWSG; from the exons ATGCCTGGCCTGATCAACAAGAGCAAATGGAGCGCTGTGCCTCTCAGCGTCTcagacatcacttcctgtgtcaGGGGTTACACCCTGGCAATGACAGCCTCCTTGACCTATGAAAACATAGAAGATCACCCTATCGAGG GAATCTTTATATACCCTCTGGATGAGTGCAGCGTGGTGGTCGGGTTCGAAGTGATGATTGGCAGCCAGATAATAACCGTGCAGGTCAAAGATAAAATGAAAATCGATGACTGTTACTTGGATTTTTGCAATGCCAATGGAAGCCCACAGAACGGAGGTG GACATATCGTTTTGGATGAGGATCAGGAGAGGACAGTGCTGGTGGTCAGTCTGGGGGTCATTCCCCCTCTGGAGACCATTAATATACTGGTCAGCACCTCCTCAGAGCTCAGCACTCTCCCTAATGGGGGAATTCGGGTGAGCTCACCACCCGTCTGCTCTCCAAGAGTCCAGCGTTCTGTCAAAGAGGAGCAGGCGTTTTCACCCAGCACTGCTAGGAG GAGGGACCAGCATCACTGTGCAGTGGGAAACCACGAGCAGACGGCCTCAGGAGTGTGTTTGGCTGCTCTGCTGGAGGAAGAGACCATCAACTCCATTGACTATGAGTTTAATTTCCAGCTTGAGATCAGAGGGCCGTATTTACTGGCAG GTGTGGAAAGCCCCTCACACGCCATCCGGGCAGATGCTGACCCCTCGGCTCGCTCTGCCACCAGCATTGTGGTCACACTGGCAGACAAGTACACCTACGACTGCCCTGTGGAGATACTGATCTACCCCAGTG AGCCCCATCTGCCACACGTTCTCATCGAAGATGGAGACATGACGCCGGAGGAATACGATGAGCATCTGAAAGGACGGAGCGACTACATAAAGGCCACCAAGAAGGACTGCAGTAATGAAACGACC GTGGACATCATTCGAAAGAGGCTCCATAAAGACATCCTCCACAACCCCGTGGTCATGCTGAACTTCTGCCCAGACCTCCGTTCGACGACCTCTGACCTGCGGAGCATTCAGGGGGAATTCATCTTCCTCATTGACCGCAGTGGAAGCATGAGTGGGGTCAACATCCGTCGAGTTAAG GACGCAATGGTTGTGATTCTGAAAAGTCTTTTCCCAGCATGCTTATTCAACATAGTGGGCTTCGGATCCAAGTTCAAGACGCTGTTTTCCACCAGCCAGAGCTATGATGAG GAGAGCTTGGCGTTGGCTTGTGAGCATGTGAAGAAGATCCGGGCTGACATGGGCGGCACAAACATACTGGCTCCTCTCAACTGGATCCTGCGGCAGCCCATGCAGAGAGGTCATCCTCGCCTGCTCTTCCTCCTGACCGATGGAGCCGTCAGTAACACGGGGAAAGTTATTGAGCTGCTCCGCAGCCACGCCAGGTTCACCAG GTGTTACACATTCGGGATAGGCCAGGGTGCGTGCAGAAGGCTGGTTTTAGGACTGGCCGCTGTTTCCAGAGGCACAGCTGAGTTCCTGGCAGAAGGAGAACGACTGCAGCCCAAG ATGATTAAGTCGCTGAAGAAGTCCATGACATCAGTACTGACTGACATCTCCATCGAGTGGCTGTATCCTGAGACAAAGGAGATCCTGCTCTCTCCAGTGGGGATGACCTGTCTGTTCCCTGGGGACCGGCTGATTGGATACAGCGTGGTCTGTGACACCTCCAGATATCACTCCAACCCAAATCAGtaa GACAAACGGAGGCGGTACAGTATGATGCGTTCCAACGAGTCGGCCAGTTCAGTGTTCTATCACTCTCAAGAGGAGGATGCTGGGAAGGTGTCCTCTGACGGTCAAGTCGGTCAAGTCGGCTCGCTGTTTGACAGTTGCCAGGAGACCATGTCTGAGAGCAGTCCTGTCGTCACAGAGCAAGACATTATGG gAACTGACATAGCCACCTCTCCACGAAGACGTGCTTACAGCACCAATCAGATTGTAGATTACAACCCCATGAAGAAGGCCTACACCCCAGTGACCCCAGCTCAGTGGTGGGCAAA ACCCCTTAGAAGAGCAAAAGTTCAGGAACTCATAGGACAGACACATCCTGACCACGGAAATCAGTGGAAAATGGACTACCAG ctCCGCTCCTGCAGGAAGCAACCTCCCAACCTCCCAAGACCTACCCTAGCAAGAAGACAGCAGTTATGCTACCAGTACAATGGTCCTTTTGGGATTTTTGGTCAAGATCTCCTTGATGCTGTCAAGGGGTTGGGTTTTTACGGAGGATACCTTCATCCGCTGCTTCCTGTCTGGTCTGGGTGA